The following coding sequences are from one Seonamhaeicola sp. ML3 window:
- a CDS encoding BamA/TamA family outer membrane protein: MKKTLLKILFLFLLVECFTACDATKRVTEGEYLLTDNDIMVNGKKRSTEALNNLISQSPNRKILGIPLRLHIYNLARERRDSLFEVWLDKKPKRRERLTKKLSKKQLDQLKMTSIGFNDWLKRTGEAPVIVDEAKAKKSAKRIEDYHINNGWFDVDAAYKINKGENKRAKIEYNVETGVPYILDSISTTVKSVVVDSLYQNIKEQSLIRTNEQYKTENFVQERDRISSELRNSGVYHFSTDYITFEIDTIGTNKKVNVDINILNRAIRTPDSIRREPFQIYDIREVNIITDYTYGNRNKPFQDSIRFGGYNFYSYGKMRYKPRAITDAIFITPGDIFREQDRTFTYRQINQLKTFKYPNIEYTENLDNSLSSTIRLAPLKKFSLGIGTDASTSNIQTVGFSVNPSLQIRNIFKGAETLQVSGLASIGASKDENNDDSFFDIVEYGLDLKLTIPRLLSPFYTERIIPKYMSPSTKIGVSLSSQTNIGLDKQSLSGTINYNWHPNNKKTNTLDLFNVQYVRNLNIDNYFDVYQNSFSLLNSIAQDVNFIDQNSDLDKPEQANAFIAYALGNPTPGEISESQLTTVNSINERKERLTENNLILSSSFSFTNDGRTNLFDENFSIFRFKIEFAGNLLSNASKLLGLEKDENNRFKLFNVAFSQYAKTELEYTKHWDLGRKNVLAFRSFFGIAIPYGNSDNIPFAKSFFAGGPNDNRAWTAYRLGPGSLLSANEFNEANLKLAFNLEQRFNIFENLNGAIFVDAGNIWNVLDNIEDSRATFTDLGSLKDIAVGSGFGLRYDLSYFIFRFDIGFKTYNPTYTLGNRWFKDYNFSNAVYNIGINYPF, from the coding sequence TTGAAAAAAACTCTCTTAAAAATACTATTTCTCTTTTTACTTGTAGAATGCTTTACAGCATGCGATGCTACCAAAAGAGTTACAGAAGGAGAATATCTGCTTACAGATAACGATATAATGGTTAACGGAAAAAAGAGAAGCACAGAAGCTTTGAACAACCTTATTTCACAAAGTCCAAACAGAAAAATATTAGGCATACCCCTAAGGTTGCATATATACAATTTAGCTAGAGAACGAAGAGATTCGCTTTTCGAAGTCTGGTTAGACAAAAAGCCAAAACGCAGGGAGCGACTAACAAAAAAACTCTCAAAGAAACAGCTAGACCAATTAAAAATGACATCTATTGGGTTTAACGACTGGTTAAAAAGAACTGGAGAGGCACCAGTTATAGTTGATGAGGCTAAAGCAAAAAAATCTGCCAAACGTATTGAAGATTATCATATTAACAATGGCTGGTTTGATGTAGATGCAGCTTACAAGATTAATAAAGGCGAAAACAAACGTGCCAAAATAGAGTATAACGTAGAAACAGGAGTTCCCTATATTTTAGATTCTATTTCAACAACGGTAAAATCTGTAGTTGTAGACTCACTTTACCAAAACATAAAAGAACAATCTTTAATTCGGACAAATGAACAATACAAAACCGAAAACTTTGTTCAAGAACGCGATAGAATTTCAAGTGAGTTAAGAAACTCTGGAGTATATCATTTTAGCACCGATTATATAACTTTTGAAATAGATACTATAGGCACCAATAAAAAGGTAAACGTAGATATTAACATTCTAAATAGGGCCATTAGAACGCCCGATTCTATAAGAAGAGAACCTTTTCAAATATATGATATTAGAGAAGTGAATATTATCACAGATTACACTTACGGTAACAGGAACAAACCTTTTCAAGATTCCATACGATTTGGAGGATATAACTTTTACAGTTATGGAAAAATGCGATATAAACCACGTGCCATAACCGATGCTATATTTATTACACCAGGCGATATTTTCAGGGAGCAAGATAGAACTTTTACCTATAGACAGATTAATCAGCTTAAAACCTTTAAGTATCCTAACATTGAATATACCGAGAATTTAGATAATTCCCTTTCCAGTACCATCCGATTGGCACCATTAAAGAAATTTAGTTTGGGTATTGGAACCGACGCCTCAACAAGTAACATACAAACTGTAGGGTTTTCAGTTAATCCAAGTTTACAAATTAGAAACATTTTTAAAGGCGCTGAAACACTTCAAGTATCTGGGTTGGCTTCTATAGGTGCTTCTAAAGATGAAAATAATGACGATTCGTTTTTTGATATAGTAGAATATGGCTTAGATTTAAAACTCACCATACCACGTTTATTATCACCATTTTACACAGAACGTATCATTCCTAAATACATGTCGCCAAGCACCAAAATAGGTGTCTCACTTTCCAGTCAGACCAATATTGGTTTAGATAAGCAATCCCTTAGCGGTACCATTAATTATAATTGGCACCCTAACAACAAAAAAACGAATACTTTAGACCTTTTTAATGTACAATATGTTAGAAACCTTAACATCGACAATTACTTCGATGTTTATCAAAATTCTTTTTCTCTTTTAAATAGTATTGCTCAAGATGTGAATTTCATTGATCAAAATTCAGATTTAGACAAACCAGAACAAGCTAATGCCTTTATTGCTTATGCTTTAGGTAATCCAACTCCTGGTGAAATATCAGAAAGCCAGCTAACAACTGTTAATAGTATTAACGAAAGAAAAGAACGTCTTACAGAAAACAACTTAATATTATCGTCCAGTTTTAGTTTCACTAATGATGGCCGTACAAACCTTTTCGATGAAAATTTCTCGATTTTTAGATTTAAAATAGAATTTGCCGGCAACTTGCTATCCAACGCATCTAAACTTTTAGGTTTAGAAAAAGATGAAAATAATCGCTTTAAACTTTTTAATGTTGCCTTTTCTCAATACGCAAAAACCGAATTGGAATATACGAAACACTGGGACCTTGGAAGGAAAAACGTGTTAGCTTTCAGGAGTTTTTTCGGTATAGCAATTCCATACGGCAACTCCGATAACATTCCTTTTGCAAAGAGTTTCTTTGCTGGTGGACCCAATGATAATAGAGCATGGACAGCATATCGCCTTGGCCCCGGTAGCCTGCTATCTGCTAACGAATTTAACGAAGCAAATTTAAAATTAGCATTTAACCTAGAACAGCGCTTTAATATTTTTGAAAACTTAAATGGCGCTATTTTTGTAGACGCCGGAAATATTTGGAATGTTCTTGATAACATCGAAGATAGTAGAGCCACATTTACAGACCTAGGCTCACTAAAAGATATAGCCGTAGGGTCTGGTTTTGGGCTACGCTACGATTTAAGCTACTTTATTTTCAGGTTTGATATTGGTTTTAAAACTTATAACCCAACATATACATTGGGTAATCGTTGGTTTAAAGACTACAATTTCTCTAATGCTGTTTACAACATAGGGATAAACTACCCTTTTTAA
- the fbaA gene encoding class II fructose-bisphosphate aldolase — protein MGHNIKPGVAAGYEVQEIFKLAKEKGFALPAVNVIGSNAINGVLETAAALNAPVIIQFSNGGAQFNAGKGLSNEGQNAAIQGAIAGAKHVHTMAEAYGVPVILHTDHCAKKLLPWIDGLLDASEKHFAETGRSLFSSHMIDLSEEPIEENIELCKTYLERMSKMNMTLEIELGITGGEEDGVDNTDVDDSKLYTQPEEVAYAYEELSKVSDQFTIAAAFGNVHGVYKPGNVKLTPKILKNSQEHISEKYGVGHNHIDFVFHGGSGSTVEEIREGISYGVIKMNIDTDLQYAFMSGIRDYMDEKSEYLKSQIGNPDGDDVPNKKYYDPRVWLREGEKSFVERLKKAFEDLNNVNTL, from the coding sequence ATGGGACACAACATAAAACCGGGCGTTGCTGCTGGATACGAAGTTCAAGAAATCTTCAAACTTGCTAAGGAAAAGGGATTTGCTTTACCCGCAGTTAATGTAATTGGCTCAAATGCTATAAATGGTGTATTAGAAACTGCTGCAGCTTTAAATGCTCCAGTTATCATTCAGTTTTCTAATGGTGGAGCTCAGTTTAATGCTGGGAAAGGATTAAGCAATGAAGGTCAGAACGCTGCCATCCAGGGTGCTATTGCTGGTGCTAAACATGTACATACTATGGCAGAAGCCTATGGTGTTCCTGTAATTCTACATACCGATCACTGTGCCAAGAAACTATTACCTTGGATTGATGGTTTATTAGATGCTAGTGAAAAACACTTTGCCGAAACAGGAAGATCACTTTTTAGTTCGCATATGATAGACCTTTCTGAAGAGCCAATAGAAGAAAACATCGAACTTTGTAAAACTTATCTTGAGCGCATGAGCAAAATGAACATGACGCTTGAAATAGAATTAGGTATTACTGGTGGTGAAGAAGATGGTGTTGACAATACAGATGTGGATGACTCTAAACTCTACACACAACCAGAGGAAGTTGCTTATGCTTATGAAGAGTTGAGTAAAGTGAGTGACCAGTTTACAATTGCAGCTGCTTTTGGTAACGTTCATGGTGTCTACAAACCTGGTAACGTAAAATTAACGCCTAAAATCCTAAAAAATTCTCAGGAACACATTTCAGAAAAATATGGTGTTGGACATAATCACATAGACTTTGTTTTCCATGGTGGTTCTGGTTCTACTGTAGAAGAAATAAGAGAAGGTATAAGCTATGGTGTAATTAAAATGAACATCGATACCGATTTGCAATATGCTTTTATGAGTGGTATTAGAGATTACATGGATGAAAAATCAGAGTATTTGAAATCTCAAATAGGTAACCCAGATGGGGATGACGTTCCTAACAAAAAGTATTACGACCCTCGTGTATGGTTACGCGAAGGAGAAAAATCTTTTGTTGAGCGTTTAAAGAAAGCTTTTGAAGACTTAAACAACGTAAACACATTATAG
- the accD gene encoding acetyl-CoA carboxylase, carboxyltransferase subunit beta, with protein sequence MSSWFKRKTKGITTSTEEKKDTPKGLWYKTPTGKIVDTEELELNFYVSPEDGYHVRIGSKEYFEILFDDNKFKELDAGLESKDPLKFEDTKKYPDRLKAAQDKTKLKDAVRTAVGKSKGKDLVIACMDFSFIGGSMGSVVGEKIARAADYALKNKLPLMVISKSGGARMMEAALSLMQLAKTSVKLAQLAEAKLPYISLCTDPTTGGTTASFAMLGDINISEPGALIGFAGPRVVKDTTGQDLPEGFQTSEFLLEHGFLDFITVRKELKNKVNQYIDLILNQPLRA encoded by the coding sequence ATGTCATCTTGGTTTAAAAGAAAAACAAAAGGAATAACAACTTCTACCGAGGAGAAAAAAGATACACCTAAAGGACTTTGGTACAAAACACCAACTGGTAAAATCGTAGATACTGAAGAATTAGAACTAAATTTCTATGTAAGTCCAGAAGATGGTTACCACGTTAGAATAGGAAGTAAAGAATATTTCGAAATTCTTTTTGACGACAATAAATTTAAAGAACTAGATGCCGGTCTAGAATCTAAAGACCCTCTAAAATTCGAGGACACTAAAAAGTACCCAGACCGTTTAAAGGCTGCTCAGGACAAAACAAAACTAAAAGATGCTGTAAGAACAGCAGTAGGAAAATCGAAAGGTAAAGATTTAGTTATCGCTTGTATGGACTTTAGCTTTATTGGAGGTTCAATGGGAAGTGTAGTTGGCGAAAAAATTGCTAGAGCGGCAGATTATGCCTTAAAAAACAAGTTGCCTTTAATGGTTATTTCAAAATCTGGTGGCGCTAGAATGATGGAAGCTGCTCTATCGTTAATGCAACTAGCAAAAACCTCTGTAAAATTAGCACAATTAGCAGAAGCTAAATTGCCATACATATCATTATGTACAGATCCAACTACAGGAGGTACAACCGCTTCATTTGCTATGCTAGGAGATATTAATATTAGCGAACCAGGGGCTTTAATTGGTTTTGCTGGACCACGTGTGGTAAAAGATACTACCGGTCAAGATTTACCAGAAGGTTTTCAAACCTCTGAGTTTCTGTTAGAACATGGGTTCTTAGACTTTATAACGGTTAGAAAAGAATTAAAAAACAAGGTTAATCAGTATATCGATTTAATACTCAATCAACCTTTAAGAGCATAA
- a CDS encoding STM3941 family protein, whose translation MFESFFSFQNLTDKLKIPFNKKRILILLLCSFLFILAGLWLFIESERFVNTFQNSIIITKLVGSISVLFFGLAFVSMLKKLIGNSHALIIDKKGIVDNASGVSAGLVEWKDITETFLPSIDTSQQFIYIHVKNPKHYIERKRNIVSKLFMKANYKFYGTPITIPIKMLGCDSASLEKNLSEYFSKYYNT comes from the coding sequence ATGTTTGAGAGTTTTTTTAGCTTTCAAAACTTGACAGATAAACTAAAAATACCTTTCAACAAGAAAAGAATCTTAATACTGCTTCTCTGCAGCTTTCTGTTTATCCTAGCTGGTTTATGGTTATTTATTGAATCTGAACGATTTGTAAATACATTTCAAAATTCAATTATAATTACAAAATTAGTAGGAAGTATAAGCGTTTTGTTTTTTGGATTAGCTTTCGTCTCAATGCTAAAAAAATTAATTGGGAACAGCCATGCTTTAATTATTGATAAAAAAGGGATAGTTGATAATGCCAGTGGCGTTTCTGCAGGTTTAGTCGAATGGAAAGATATTACTGAAACCTTTTTACCAAGTATAGATACATCTCAACAATTCATATACATTCATGTAAAAAACCCCAAACACTATATTGAAAGAAAAAGAAATATTGTGTCTAAACTTTTCATGAAAGCCAACTATAAATTTTATGGAACTCCAATAACCATACCCATTAAAATGTTAGGTTGTGACTCCGCATCATTAGAAAAAAACTTAAGTGAGTATTTTTCCAAATATTATAATACTTAA
- the rpsO gene encoding 30S ribosomal protein S15: MYLTKEIKEEIFAKHGKGKNDSGTAEAQIALFTHRINHLTEHLKKNRKDFNTERSLVKLVGKRRALLDYLTKKDILRYRAIVKELGLRK; this comes from the coding sequence ATGTATTTAACAAAAGAAATCAAAGAAGAAATCTTCGCAAAACACGGAAAAGGAAAGAACGATTCTGGTACTGCGGAGGCGCAAATTGCACTATTTACTCACAGAATTAACCACCTAACAGAACACTTAAAAAAGAACAGAAAAGACTTTAACACTGAGCGTTCGTTAGTAAAATTAGTAGGTAAGCGCAGAGCGTTACTAGATTACTTAACTAAGAAAGATATCTTAAGATATCGTGCAATAGTTAAAGAATTAGGATTAAGAAAATAA
- a CDS encoding polyribonucleotide nucleotidyltransferase: protein MIPKVFKEVIDLGDGREISIETGKLAKQAHGSVVVQSGKCMLLCTVVSNYKAADVDFLPLTVDYREKFAAAGRYPGGFFKREARPSDGEVLTMRLVDRVLRPLFPKDYHSETQVMIQLMSHDPEVMPDAMAGLAASAAIQLSDFPFECPISEVRVGRINGELIINPSFTQLEESDIDMVIGASADSVMMVEGEMDEISEEEMTEAIKFAHEAIKVQCDAQVALAEAFGKKEVREYEPEREDADLAQKIHDMAYDKVYAVAKAGSSKHERGAAFAEIKEEITASFSEEELEDISDLVSKYYSKAEKAAVRDLTLNEGLRLDGRKTTDIRPIWCEVDYLPSTHGSSIFTRGETQALATVTLGTSREANQIDMPSYEGEERFYLHYNFPPFSTGEARPIRGTSRREVGHGNLAQRALKGMVPEDCPYTVRVVSEILESNGSSSMATVCAGTMAMMDAGVQLKKPVSGIAMGLISDAETGNYAVLSDILGDEDHLGDMDFKVTGTADGITACQMDIKVKGLSYEILVNALKQARDGRLHILGKITDTIETPNADVKAHAPKMVTAILPNDLIGAFIGPGGKVIQELQKETGTTIVINEDPVTEEGIVEILGTDQEGIDAVLAKIDSLKFKPEVGSVYEVKVIKMLDFGAVVEYTEAPGNEVLLHVSELAWERTENVSDVVNMGDVFDVKYFGIDQRTRKEKVSRKAILPKPEGWQPRPPRDNNRGGRDNKGRDNRGRDNRNRDNRRDDRKPREDKKED, encoded by the coding sequence ATGATTCCAAAAGTATTTAAAGAGGTCATAGACCTTGGTGACGGTAGAGAAATCTCTATCGAAACCGGAAAATTAGCAAAACAAGCTCATGGTAGCGTTGTTGTGCAATCTGGAAAATGTATGTTATTATGTACAGTTGTTTCCAACTACAAAGCTGCAGATGTAGACTTTTTACCTTTAACGGTAGATTACCGTGAAAAATTTGCTGCTGCAGGACGTTACCCTGGTGGTTTCTTCAAGAGAGAAGCTAGACCAAGTGACGGCGAGGTTTTAACCATGCGTTTAGTAGACCGTGTGTTACGCCCATTATTTCCAAAAGATTATCATTCAGAAACTCAGGTTATGATTCAGTTAATGTCTCATGACCCTGAAGTTATGCCAGATGCTATGGCTGGTTTAGCTGCTTCTGCTGCTATTCAATTATCAGATTTCCCGTTTGAGTGCCCAATTTCTGAAGTAAGAGTTGGTAGAATAAACGGTGAATTGATTATCAACCCTTCTTTTACGCAATTAGAAGAATCTGATATTGATATGGTTATTGGCGCATCTGCCGATTCTGTGATGATGGTTGAAGGTGAAATGGATGAGATTTCTGAAGAAGAAATGACTGAAGCTATCAAATTTGCTCACGAAGCTATTAAAGTACAATGTGATGCTCAGGTTGCATTAGCTGAAGCTTTTGGTAAAAAAGAAGTACGTGAGTACGAGCCTGAAAGAGAAGATGCTGATTTAGCTCAAAAAATTCATGATATGGCATATGATAAAGTATATGCTGTAGCTAAAGCAGGTTCTTCAAAACATGAAAGAGGCGCTGCTTTTGCTGAAATTAAAGAAGAAATAACTGCTTCTTTTTCTGAAGAAGAATTAGAAGATATTAGTGATTTAGTTTCTAAATACTACAGCAAAGCAGAAAAAGCGGCTGTTAGAGATTTAACATTGAACGAAGGGTTACGTTTAGACGGACGTAAAACAACAGATATTAGACCTATTTGGTGTGAGGTAGATTATTTACCATCTACTCACGGTTCTTCAATCTTTACTCGTGGAGAAACTCAAGCATTAGCAACAGTTACTTTAGGTACGTCTCGTGAAGCCAACCAAATAGATATGCCATCATACGAAGGTGAAGAGCGTTTCTATTTACACTATAACTTCCCTCCTTTTTCAACAGGTGAAGCTAGACCAATTCGTGGAACATCTCGTCGTGAGGTAGGACACGGAAACTTAGCGCAACGTGCCTTAAAAGGAATGGTTCCTGAAGATTGCCCTTATACCGTACGTGTAGTTTCTGAGATTTTAGAATCTAACGGTTCTTCATCTATGGCGACAGTTTGTGCTGGAACTATGGCTATGATGGATGCAGGTGTACAATTAAAGAAACCTGTTTCTGGTATTGCAATGGGATTAATTTCTGATGCTGAAACTGGAAACTATGCAGTTCTTTCTGATATTTTAGGTGATGAAGATCATTTAGGTGATATGGACTTTAAAGTTACAGGTACTGCAGACGGTATTACTGCTTGTCAAATGGATATCAAAGTTAAAGGATTATCATATGAGATTTTAGTAAATGCACTAAAACAAGCGCGTGATGGTCGTTTACATATCTTAGGTAAAATCACTGATACGATTGAAACTCCAAATGCAGATGTGAAAGCTCATGCTCCTAAAATGGTAACTGCAATTTTACCAAACGACTTAATTGGAGCCTTTATTGGGCCTGGCGGAAAAGTAATTCAAGAATTACAAAAAGAAACAGGAACCACTATTGTTATCAATGAAGATCCTGTAACTGAAGAAGGAATCGTTGAAATTTTAGGCACAGACCAAGAAGGTATTGATGCTGTTTTAGCAAAAATAGACTCTCTTAAATTTAAGCCTGAAGTTGGTAGCGTTTACGAAGTGAAAGTTATTAAAATGTTAGACTTTGGAGCCGTAGTGGAATATACTGAAGCTCCAGGCAATGAAGTACTTTTACATGTAAGCGAGTTAGCTTGGGAACGCACTGAAAATGTTTCTGATGTTGTAAACATGGGTGATGTTTTTGATGTTAAGTATTTTGGAATTGACCAAAGAACACGCAAAGAAAAAGTTTCTAGAAAAGCTATTTTACCAAAACCTGAAGGTTGGCAGCCAAGACCTCCAAGAGATAACAATCGTGGTGGACGTGATAACAAAGGCAGAGACAATCGTGGACGTGACAACCGCAATAGAGATAATCGCAGAGACGATAGAAAACCTAGAGAAGATAAAAAAGAAGATTAA
- a CDS encoding serine hydrolase, which translates to MITTNHMFTLPNNSKLVKQLFLIFLFASFFSCEVEDSFNDLQTNLPVFDINLFEQNIIDYVESGGDSPIGWAYTISKNGNLQRSNAFGKARNSADGTLDFTLNKEINVASVSKFYTAIAVMQLLEANDLTIEDNIADWLPESWVKGPGVNGLSFKDLLKHESGLQSTNNNFDTTLGYQGLRDCIQTGVVNAKTRTYLNVNFALYRVLIPSLWSNLEGSPVIDIENDANTQFMYLLYMQQNIFDRLSLPLVGCFPESRDISTLYYNVNDGSNNGGVYYGDWNNKSGGGGYFMTTLEMSKVNAYFEHTEVLVNKDQRDLMKLHRLGMDVADPADEIHGNYYGKAGSIGTSSDPTVSQGVRTQIVMFPGTGVDCVIVMNSQGVTLEGTTSLRQMIYNAYNDAWVQP; encoded by the coding sequence ATGATAACTACAAACCACATGTTTACTCTGCCGAATAACAGTAAGTTAGTAAAACAACTATTCCTAATCTTTTTATTTGCATCTTTTTTTAGCTGTGAAGTAGAAGATTCGTTCAATGATTTACAGACCAATCTACCAGTATTTGATATAAATCTTTTTGAACAGAATATTATCGATTATGTTGAGTCTGGAGGAGATAGTCCGATAGGATGGGCTTACACTATTAGCAAAAATGGAAATTTACAACGATCTAATGCCTTTGGTAAAGCTAGAAATTCTGCTGATGGTACTTTAGACTTTACATTAAATAAAGAAATAAATGTTGCTAGTGTCTCTAAATTTTACACCGCTATAGCGGTAATGCAACTGTTAGAGGCAAATGATTTGACCATTGAAGATAATATTGCCGATTGGCTTCCAGAATCATGGGTTAAAGGTCCCGGCGTTAATGGTCTTAGCTTTAAGGATTTATTAAAACACGAGTCTGGACTTCAGAGTACAAACAATAATTTTGATACTACGTTAGGGTATCAGGGATTAAGGGATTGTATCCAAACTGGTGTTGTAAATGCCAAAACAAGAACTTATCTAAACGTTAATTTTGCACTTTATAGAGTTTTAATTCCCTCATTGTGGAGTAACTTAGAAGGAAGCCCGGTTATTGATATTGAAAATGATGCAAATACACAATTTATGTACTTGCTCTATATGCAGCAGAATATTTTTGATAGGTTGTCTTTGCCACTAGTAGGTTGTTTTCCAGAGAGTAGAGATATTTCAACACTATACTACAATGTAAATGATGGTAGTAATAATGGGGGAGTATACTATGGAGATTGGAATAATAAATCTGGAGGCGGCGGTTATTTTATGACTACTCTAGAGATGTCTAAAGTCAATGCGTATTTTGAACATACCGAAGTTTTAGTCAATAAAGACCAAAGGGATTTAATGAAATTGCACCGTTTGGGAATGGATGTTGCAGATCCAGCCGATGAAATCCATGGGAATTACTACGGAAAAGCAGGATCTATAGGCACAAGTAGCGACCCAACAGTTTCTCAAGGTGTGAGAACACAAATCGTAATGTTTCCTGGTACAGGTGTAGATTGTGTTATTGTTATGAATTCTCAAGGTGTTACCTTAGAAGGTACTACCAGTTTAAGGCAAATGATATACAATGCCTATAATGATGCTTGGGTACAGCCTTAA
- a CDS encoding LysR family transcriptional regulator yields the protein MNYTLHQLEIFLKIAQLQSVTKASEALYLTQPAVSIQLKKFQEQFKTPLFEVVGRKIYITEFGHEIADAAENILNEVQAINYKALSFQGELAGKLKIAIVSTAKYVMPYFLADFMNQNKGVDLIMDVTNKAEVVRALENNEVDFAMVSTIPSNLKINRIELMENKLFMVAGKDYKLKGKHLSYSEFQKLPLIYREQGSATRLAMEKFIDSRKISTYKKMELKSNEALKQAVISGLGCSIMPLIGIKNAIANGELQIIPVKQLPITTNWNLIWLSSKNLTNIAKALIEHIELNKEAIIKKHFDWLDKY from the coding sequence ATGAATTATACATTGCATCAACTAGAGATATTTTTAAAAATAGCTCAGCTACAGAGTGTTACTAAAGCTTCTGAAGCACTTTATTTAACCCAGCCAGCCGTTTCAATTCAGTTAAAAAAATTCCAAGAACAGTTTAAAACCCCGCTTTTTGAAGTTGTAGGTAGAAAGATTTATATCACGGAGTTTGGTCACGAGATTGCAGATGCTGCCGAAAATATTCTTAACGAGGTTCAGGCGATAAACTACAAGGCTTTGTCGTTTCAAGGAGAGCTAGCAGGGAAACTTAAAATAGCTATTGTTTCAACTGCAAAATATGTTATGCCTTATTTTTTGGCTGATTTTATGAACCAGAACAAAGGGGTGGATCTTATTATGGATGTAACTAATAAGGCAGAGGTTGTTCGTGCTCTTGAAAACAACGAGGTAGATTTTGCTATGGTCTCTACCATTCCGAGTAATCTGAAAATTAATAGAATTGAATTAATGGAGAACAAATTGTTTATGGTCGCAGGAAAGGATTATAAACTCAAAGGAAAGCATCTGTCTTATTCTGAATTTCAAAAGTTACCTTTAATATACAGAGAGCAAGGTTCGGCCACGCGCTTAGCAATGGAGAAATTTATCGATTCTAGAAAAATATCAACCTATAAAAAAATGGAATTAAAATCTAATGAGGCTCTAAAACAGGCAGTTATTTCAGGATTAGGATGTTCCATAATGCCCTTAATAGGTATAAAAAATGCAATAGCAAATGGGGAATTGCAGATAATTCCAGTCAAGCAATTACCCATTACGACCAATTGGAACTTAATTTGGTTGAGTTCAAAAAATCTAACCAATATAGCTAAAGCATTAATAGAGCATATTGAGCTAAATAAAGAGGCAATCATAAAGAAACATTTTGATTGGTTAGATAAATATTAA
- a CDS encoding sodium-dependent bicarbonate transport family permease yields the protein MDLHLLIDNLSNPALLFFFLGVIAVQLKSDLSIPENSSKFISLYLLLAIGFKGGQELAHSEFNLEILWSLLFGIFLAVAVPVYAYFILRRKFNVENAGAIAASYGSVSAVTFVTAISFLELEQIAFSGHMVAVMALMEAPSIMIGLLLIMLFSGGKKKSNIPLKTVLQHALFNGSVLLILGSLVIGFLASEAQAEGIKPFTTDIFKGFLAVFLLDMGITSGKKLNEFIKKGKFALIFAIIVPIVNGCIVALVTGSFVTGVGNRLLFAILAASASYIAVPAAMKIAVPKASPSLYIPMALAITFPFNITLGMPLYLYLIQSSF from the coding sequence ATGGATCTACATTTACTAATAGACAACTTATCAAACCCGGCGTTATTATTCTTTTTTTTAGGAGTTATAGCAGTGCAGCTTAAAAGTGATTTGAGCATACCTGAAAACTCTTCAAAATTCATATCATTATACCTTTTGCTAGCCATAGGCTTTAAGGGTGGACAAGAGTTGGCACATAGTGAGTTTAATCTAGAAATACTTTGGTCTTTACTTTTTGGAATTTTTTTGGCAGTTGCTGTTCCAGTATATGCGTACTTTATCTTAAGAAGAAAGTTTAATGTTGAGAACGCAGGTGCTATTGCAGCCTCTTACGGATCAGTTAGTGCTGTAACTTTTGTGACCGCCATTTCTTTTTTGGAATTAGAACAAATTGCATTTAGTGGTCATATGGTGGCCGTGATGGCTCTTATGGAAGCTCCTTCTATTATGATCGGCCTTCTATTAATCATGCTTTTCAGCGGAGGGAAGAAAAAATCAAACATTCCATTAAAAACAGTGCTTCAGCATGCGCTTTTTAATGGTAGTGTATTACTCATTCTAGGAAGCTTGGTTATAGGATTTTTGGCAAGCGAAGCTCAGGCTGAAGGAATAAAACCTTTTACAACAGACATTTTTAAAGGCTTTTTAGCTGTATTTCTTTTAGATATGGGGATTACCAGTGGTAAAAAGCTAAACGAATTTATTAAGAAGGGTAAATTCGCTCTCATTTTTGCAATCATAGTACCTATTGTTAATGGATGTATTGTAGCATTAGTTACTGGATCTTTTGTCACTGGAGTAGGAAACAGACTTTTATTTGCAATACTGGCTGCAAGTGCTTCTTATATTGCTGTACCTGCTGCTATGAAAATTGCTGTACCCAAGGCGAGCCCGAGTTTGTATATACCTATGGCTCTTGCTATAACCTTCCCATTTAATATTACACTTGGTATGCCTTTATACTTATATCTCATTCAGAGTAGCTTTTAA